A window of the Streptomyces sp. JB150 genome harbors these coding sequences:
- a CDS encoding glycosyltransferase encodes MGEPAYAVVIPTLGRPGLGACLRALAVAEGPPPRRVVLVDDRPGARGGASLLTEVPESLRPRTAVVPGGARGPAAARNTGWRAAGAVPWIVFLDDDVVPGPTWAADLARDLAAASERTAAVTARIVVPLPRDRRPTDWERNTAGLATARWITADMAYRRTALEAAGGFDERFRRAFREDADLALRVTAAGWSVTEGSRTTAHPVRPTDRWVSVRLQAGNADDVLMTRLHGRDWWRRADAPRGRLPVHAAVTAAAVAALSCAALRRPRGAGLCGALWLAGTAEFALARIRPGPRTRDEVVTMALTSLAIPPAAVWHWLRGRVAHRGTAPFAPSGTAGPPRGRREPAPEQVGS; translated from the coding sequence ATGGGCGAGCCCGCGTACGCCGTGGTGATCCCCACCCTGGGCCGGCCCGGCCTGGGCGCCTGTCTGCGCGCCCTGGCCGTCGCCGAGGGGCCGCCGCCGCGGCGGGTCGTCCTGGTCGACGACCGGCCCGGCGCGAGGGGCGGGGCGTCACTGCTCACCGAGGTGCCCGAGTCGCTGCGGCCCCGCACGGCGGTCGTCCCGGGTGGCGCCCGCGGGCCCGCCGCGGCGCGCAACACCGGCTGGCGGGCGGCCGGTGCGGTGCCGTGGATCGTCTTCCTGGACGACGACGTGGTGCCCGGCCCGACCTGGGCCGCCGACCTCGCCCGGGACCTGGCCGCGGCGTCGGAGCGGACCGCCGCGGTGACCGCGCGCATCGTGGTGCCGCTGCCGCGGGACCGGCGCCCCACCGACTGGGAGCGCAACACCGCCGGGCTCGCCACCGCCCGCTGGATCACCGCCGACATGGCGTACCGGCGTACGGCGCTGGAGGCCGCCGGCGGTTTCGACGAGCGGTTCCGGCGGGCGTTCCGGGAGGACGCGGACCTGGCGCTGCGGGTGACGGCCGCCGGGTGGTCAGTCACCGAGGGGTCCAGGACCACGGCCCATCCGGTGCGGCCCACCGACCGCTGGGTGTCGGTGCGGCTCCAGGCGGGCAACGCGGACGACGTCCTGATGACCCGGCTGCACGGCCGCGACTGGTGGCGCCGGGCGGACGCGCCGAGGGGCCGCCTGCCCGTCCATGCCGCGGTGACCGCGGCCGCGGTGGCCGCCCTGTCCTGCGCGGCCCTGCGCCGGCCGCGGGGCGCCGGGCTGTGCGGGGCGCTGTGGCTCGCGGGGACGGCCGAGTTCGCGCTGGCCCGCATCCGCCCGGGCCCCCGGACCCGCGACGAGGTCGTCACCATGGCCCTGACCAGCCTCGCCATCCCGCCGGCCGCCGTGTGGCACTGGCTCCGGGGCCGGGTCGCGCACCGGGGAACCGCCCCGTTCGCCCCTTCCGGGACGGCGGGACCTCCTCGGGGGCGGCGGGAGCCCGCACCGGAACAGGTGGGCTCATGA
- a CDS encoding hemerythrin domain-containing protein, whose product MGHGGNVIDELVTDHREVETLFGRIEALPSGDKDRKVYADQVVMELVRHSVAEEAHLYPAVREHIPNGDAMADKELEDHAKAEQIMKDLERCEADDPEFDRLIGMLMMEIRSHVADEEENLFPMLRRSCPAEALDELGDKVRQAKKMAPTRPHPSAPDKPPANKLLAPGVGMVDRMRDMLTGRGKKD is encoded by the coding sequence ATGGGACACGGAGGAAACGTCATCGACGAGCTGGTGACGGACCACCGGGAGGTCGAGACGCTCTTCGGCCGGATCGAGGCGCTGCCCTCGGGCGACAAGGACCGCAAGGTCTACGCGGACCAGGTCGTCATGGAACTGGTGCGCCACTCCGTGGCCGAGGAGGCCCATCTGTACCCGGCCGTGCGGGAGCACATCCCCAACGGGGACGCGATGGCCGACAAGGAGCTCGAGGACCACGCCAAGGCCGAGCAGATCATGAAGGATCTGGAGCGCTGCGAGGCGGACGACCCCGAGTTCGACCGGCTGATCGGCATGCTCATGATGGAGATCCGCTCGCACGTGGCCGACGAGGAGGAGAACCTCTTCCCGATGCTGCGCCGGTCCTGTCCGGCGGAGGCCCTCGACGAGCTGGGCGACAAGGTGCGCCAGGCGAAGAAGATGGCGCCGACCCGCCCGCACCCGTCCGCCCCGGACAAGCCCCCGGCCAACAAGCTGCTCGCACCCGGCGTCGGCATGGTCGACCGGATGCGCGACATGCTGACGGGCCGCGGCAAGAAGGACTGA
- a CDS encoding carbamoyltransferase C-terminal domain-containing protein — MRILGINALFHDPAAALVIDGRTVAAAEEERFSRRKHGKRPLPFSAWELPEKAAAWCLRRAGLRPQDLDAVAYSYAPSLARPADAMGLDDPWDHLRQTYAREAPNFLKEVLPGLDPDIVRFVPHHMAHAASGAFCADGAEDSSVLVLDGRGERASHLAARRVGDKLEPLYAQDLPHSLGLVYEELTAHLGFLRSSDEFKVMALASHGTPRMLSELRRYVHPTGDGGFRATGVPWHEFCPPRGAGEPWTQAHADLAASAQAVLEETLLDLVRWLHGRTGHSVLTLAGGVALNCVANSRIAREGPFSRVWVQPAAGDAGTALGGALLLAAGEGDTPEPMTGADLGRDWTDAELGAWLKTAAVPFERPPDIARTVARTLADNGIVAWFQGRSEYGPRALGHRSLLAHPGHAGNLERLNDVKGREQFRPVAPMVLADRAAEIFDGPLPSPYMLFVHDVAEEWKDRIPAVVHVDGTARIQTVDPAREPLVARMLGEFERLTGLPVVVNTSLNTAGRPMVDDPRDALECFGSSPVDLLAIGPYAIRRGDFFRAGGDGRA; from the coding sequence ATGCGCATCCTCGGAATCAACGCCCTTTTCCACGACCCCGCCGCCGCTCTGGTGATCGACGGCCGTACCGTCGCCGCGGCCGAGGAGGAGCGGTTCTCCCGCCGCAAGCACGGCAAGCGGCCGCTGCCGTTCTCCGCCTGGGAGCTGCCGGAGAAGGCCGCCGCGTGGTGCCTGCGGCGGGCCGGTCTGCGCCCGCAGGACCTGGACGCCGTCGCCTACTCCTACGCCCCGTCGCTGGCCCGTCCCGCCGACGCGATGGGCCTGGACGACCCCTGGGACCACCTGCGGCAGACGTACGCCCGCGAGGCGCCGAACTTCCTCAAGGAGGTGCTGCCGGGCCTCGACCCGGACATCGTGCGCTTCGTGCCGCACCACATGGCGCACGCCGCGTCCGGCGCGTTCTGCGCGGACGGCGCCGAGGACTCCTCGGTGCTGGTCCTCGACGGCCGCGGCGAGCGCGCCTCGCACCTGGCCGCGCGCCGGGTCGGGGACAAGCTGGAGCCGCTGTACGCCCAGGACCTGCCGCACTCGCTCGGCCTGGTGTACGAGGAGCTGACCGCGCATCTGGGGTTCCTGCGCTCCTCGGACGAGTTCAAGGTGATGGCCCTCGCCTCGCACGGCACCCCGCGCATGCTGTCCGAGCTGCGCCGCTACGTGCACCCGACCGGCGACGGAGGGTTCCGGGCGACCGGGGTGCCCTGGCACGAGTTCTGCCCGCCGCGCGGCGCCGGGGAGCCGTGGACGCAGGCGCACGCGGACCTGGCGGCGAGTGCCCAGGCGGTGCTGGAGGAGACCCTGCTGGACCTGGTGCGCTGGCTGCACGGCCGGACCGGGCACAGCGTGCTCACGCTCGCCGGCGGCGTCGCCCTGAACTGCGTAGCCAACTCGCGGATCGCCCGCGAGGGCCCGTTCTCCCGGGTGTGGGTGCAGCCCGCGGCCGGTGACGCGGGCACCGCGCTGGGCGGCGCGCTGCTGCTGGCCGCCGGGGAGGGTGACACGCCGGAGCCGATGACCGGCGCCGATCTGGGCCGGGACTGGACGGACGCGGAGCTGGGCGCGTGGCTGAAGACCGCCGCCGTACCGTTCGAGCGGCCGCCGGACATCGCGCGGACAGTGGCGCGCACGCTCGCGGACAACGGGATCGTCGCCTGGTTCCAGGGGCGTTCCGAGTACGGTCCGCGGGCGCTCGGCCACCGCTCGCTGCTGGCCCACCCGGGCCACGCGGGCAACCTCGAACGCCTCAACGACGTCAAGGGGCGTGAGCAGTTCCGGCCGGTCGCGCCGATGGTGCTCGCCGACCGTGCCGCGGAGATCTTCGACGGGCCGCTGCCCAGCCCGTACATGCTGTTCGTGCACGACGTGGCCGAGGAGTGGAAGGACCGGATCCCCGCGGTCGTCCACGTGGACGGCACGGCCCGCATCCAGACCGTCGACCCGGCGCGCGAGCCCCTGGTCGCGCGGATGCTGGGCGAGTTCGAGCGGCTGACCGGGCTGCCCGTGGTGGTCAACACCAGCCTCAACACGGCGGGCCGGCCCATGGTGGACGACCCGCGCGACGCGCTCGAGTGCTTCGGCTCCTCACCGGTCGACCTGCTCGCCATCGGCCCGTACGCGATCCGGCGCGGCGACTTCTTCCGCGCCGGCGGCGACGGGAGGGCCTGA
- a CDS encoding glycosyltransferase, whose amino-acid sequence MTHDTARPDGRTTVVVITRDRRPELLRTLRTLRDLPERPQVIVTDNGSSDGTAEAVARDHPEVLLLRPGRNLGAVGRNLAVRHVRTPYVAFCDDDTWWEPGSLRRAADVLDAHPRVAAVTARIVVEPSGEEDPVVAELRDSPLTGPDWLPGPALGSFLAAATVMRADVFRAAGGFHPGLWLGGEEELLATDLLRRGHWLCYIPEITIHHAASPVRDSTHRRVLGLRNTLWFTWLRRPWLSAVRRTWYLARTVPHDRATARAFAHAAAGLPWVLRQRDPVPPDLEARLVALEQARRSSPARRYVG is encoded by the coding sequence GTGACCCACGACACGGCCCGCCCGGACGGCCGTACGACGGTCGTCGTGATCACCCGTGACCGCCGCCCCGAGCTGCTGCGCACCCTGCGCACCCTGCGCGACCTGCCGGAGCGGCCCCAGGTGATCGTCACCGACAACGGCTCGAGCGACGGCACCGCGGAGGCCGTCGCCCGCGACCACCCCGAGGTCCTGCTGCTGCGCCCCGGACGCAACCTCGGGGCCGTCGGCCGCAACCTCGCCGTCCGCCACGTCCGCACCCCCTACGTGGCCTTCTGCGACGATGACACCTGGTGGGAACCCGGCTCCCTGCGCCGCGCGGCGGACGTGCTGGACGCCCACCCGCGGGTCGCCGCCGTGACCGCGCGGATCGTCGTCGAACCGTCCGGCGAGGAGGACCCGGTCGTCGCCGAACTGCGCGACTCGCCGCTCACCGGCCCCGACTGGCTGCCCGGCCCCGCCCTCGGCTCCTTCCTCGCCGCCGCCACCGTGATGCGCGCCGACGTCTTCCGCGCGGCCGGTGGCTTCCACCCCGGACTGTGGCTCGGCGGCGAGGAGGAACTGCTCGCCACCGACCTGCTGCGGCGCGGCCACTGGCTCTGCTACATCCCCGAGATCACCATCCACCACGCCGCCTCCCCGGTCCGCGACAGCACCCACCGCCGCGTCCTCGGCCTGCGCAACACCCTCTGGTTCACCTGGCTGCGCCGCCCCTGGCTGTCGGCGGTGCGCCGCACCTGGTACCTGGCGCGCACGGTGCCGCACGACCGGGCCACCGCGCGGGCCTTCGCCCACGCCGCGGCCGGGCTGCCCTGGGTGCTGCGGCAGCGCGATCCCGTCCCGCCCGACCTGGAGGCCCGGCTGGTGGCCCTGGAGCAGGCACGGCGGTCGTCGCCGGCGCGGCGGTACGTCGGCTGA
- a CDS encoding SIS domain-containing protein: MSESPALAAARLHCRSLEQALVRLRTDGLGRIADWGGRLAAVLPPGGRLLAAGNGGSAAQAQHLTAELVGRYRQERPAFSAISLHAETSSLTAIGNDYGFDQVYARQVAAHGRPGDVLMLLSTSGRSANLIGAAVAGRRAGLRVWALTGPGPNPLAEAAHEALCVDADTTATVQEAHLVAVHLLCEAFDAALGTGGAVRERATIAGRAS; this comes from the coding sequence ATGAGCGAATCCCCTGCACTCGCCGCCGCCCGACTGCACTGCCGCTCCCTGGAGCAGGCACTCGTCCGACTGCGCACCGACGGCCTCGGCCGGATCGCGGACTGGGGCGGCCGGCTGGCCGCCGTCCTCCCGCCCGGCGGCCGGCTGCTCGCCGCGGGCAACGGCGGCAGCGCCGCCCAGGCCCAGCACCTGACCGCCGAACTGGTCGGCCGCTACCGGCAGGAGCGGCCCGCGTTCTCGGCGATCTCCCTGCACGCGGAGACCTCCAGCCTCACCGCCATCGGCAACGACTACGGCTTCGACCAGGTGTACGCCCGGCAGGTCGCCGCCCACGGCCGGCCCGGTGACGTGCTGATGCTGCTGTCCACCTCCGGCCGCAGCGCCAACCTGATCGGCGCGGCCGTCGCGGGCCGCCGGGCGGGGCTGCGGGTGTGGGCACTGACCGGGCCCGGCCCGAACCCGCTCGCCGAGGCCGCGCACGAGGCGCTGTGCGTCGACGCCGACACCACGGCCACCGTGCAGGAGGCCCACCTGGTCGCCGTACACCTGCTCTGCGAGGCCTTCGACGCGGCCCTCGGCACCGGCGGTGCCGTCCGGGAGCGGGCCACGATCGCCGGGAGGGCGTCGTGA
- a CDS encoding glycosyltransferase, with the protein MTASVGSLTAAPDAGGPGSLDIALVSEHASPLAALGGVDAGGQNVHVAALASALADRGHRVTVFTRRDSRELPDRVALRDRVEVHHVPAGPPEPLPKDELLPHMDEFGHYLTRRWRARLPDVVHSHFWMSGLASLHAVRALDLPLLHTYHALGTVKRRHQRLADTSPPQRVTLETEVGLGCDRVIATCRDEVVELARMGVPAGKVSVVPCGVDTELFTPQGPAAPRGPHPYRLLQLGRLVPRKGAAVSIAALSLLPDTELVVAGGPPADRLDEDPEVRRLREIARRAGVADRVRFTGGVPSRQVPPLLRGCDVVLCPADYEPFGIVPLEAMACGVPVVASAVGGQLDTVADPGTGRLVPPRDPRALARAVADLLARPETRLACGAAGRRRVLRRYTWDRVAAETEAAYCAVLDAAPAAVTGVV; encoded by the coding sequence ATGACCGCATCGGTCGGTTCCCTGACCGCCGCACCGGACGCCGGCGGCCCCGGCTCCCTCGACATCGCGCTGGTCTCCGAGCACGCCAGTCCGCTCGCCGCGCTCGGCGGGGTGGACGCGGGCGGGCAGAACGTGCACGTCGCGGCGCTCGCGAGCGCGCTCGCCGACCGCGGGCACCGGGTGACCGTCTTCACCCGCCGGGACAGCCGGGAGCTGCCCGACCGGGTGGCGCTGCGCGACCGGGTCGAGGTGCACCACGTGCCCGCCGGACCGCCCGAGCCGCTGCCCAAGGACGAACTGCTGCCGCACATGGACGAGTTCGGCCACTACCTGACCCGGAGGTGGCGGGCCCGCCTCCCCGACGTGGTGCACTCGCACTTCTGGATGTCGGGCCTGGCCTCGCTGCACGCGGTGCGCGCCCTGGACCTGCCGCTGCTGCACACGTATCACGCGCTCGGCACGGTCAAGCGCCGCCACCAGCGGCTCGCCGACACCAGCCCGCCGCAGCGCGTCACGCTGGAGACCGAGGTGGGCCTCGGCTGCGACCGGGTCATCGCCACCTGCCGCGACGAGGTCGTCGAACTGGCCCGGATGGGCGTGCCCGCCGGCAAGGTGAGCGTCGTGCCGTGCGGGGTCGACACCGAGCTGTTCACCCCGCAGGGCCCGGCCGCCCCGCGCGGCCCCCACCCCTACCGGCTGCTCCAGCTGGGCCGCCTGGTCCCGCGCAAGGGCGCCGCGGTCTCGATCGCCGCGCTCAGCCTGCTGCCCGACACCGAACTGGTCGTGGCCGGCGGGCCCCCGGCGGACCGGCTGGACGAGGACCCCGAGGTGCGCCGGCTGCGCGAGATCGCACGGCGCGCCGGCGTCGCCGACCGGGTCCGGTTCACCGGCGGCGTGCCCAGCCGGCAGGTGCCGCCGCTGCTGCGCGGCTGTGACGTGGTGCTGTGCCCGGCGGACTACGAGCCGTTCGGCATCGTGCCGCTGGAGGCCATGGCCTGCGGCGTCCCGGTCGTGGCCAGCGCGGTCGGCGGCCAGCTGGACACCGTCGCCGACCCGGGCACCGGCCGCCTGGTGCCGCCGCGCGACCCGCGGGCCCTGGCCCGGGCGGTCGCCGATCTCCTCGCCCGCCCGGAGACCCGCCTGGCCTGCGGAGCCGCCGGCCGCCGCCGGGTGCTGCGCCGCTACACCTGGGACCGGGTCGCCGCCGAGACGGAGGCGGCGTACTGCGCCGTCCTGGACGCCGCCCCGGCGGCCGTGACGGGGGTGGTCTGA
- a CDS encoding glycosyltransferase family 9 protein — protein sequence MSAAPRTLVVRLDSAGDVLLAGPAVRAVAAGSAYTTLLCGPQGEQAGRMLPGVDEVLVHDAPWVGLEPAPVSREETRGLLETLAERRFDRALVLVSYHQSPLPAALLLKLAGVGWTAADCEDYPGALLDLRHRRRPRRHEARAALDLAEAAGFALPPGDDGTLRVRTPPDTTRLTGPEPYVVLHPGAAVPARAWSPGRAARAAAALAAAGHRVVVTGGRGERELTARVAGRHALDLGGATDLRELAGVLARARVAVTGNTGPAHLAAAVGTPVVSLFAPVVPAERWRPYGVPSVLLGDQRAACAGTRARRCPTPGHPCLDGVGDAEVVAAVAALSGGRGGNGRRADRPVGMNNLTETRKTANETTVTKGAEERGVAW from the coding sequence GTGAGCGCGGCCCCCCGGACCCTCGTCGTCCGTCTCGACAGCGCCGGAGACGTACTGCTCGCGGGGCCCGCGGTACGGGCCGTGGCCGCCGGGTCGGCGTACACGACGCTGCTGTGCGGGCCGCAGGGCGAGCAGGCGGGGCGGATGCTGCCGGGCGTGGACGAGGTGCTGGTGCACGACGCCCCGTGGGTCGGTCTGGAGCCCGCCCCGGTGTCGCGGGAGGAGACGCGGGGGCTGCTGGAGACGCTGGCGGAGCGGCGCTTCGACCGGGCGCTGGTCCTGGTGTCGTACCACCAGAGCCCGCTGCCCGCGGCCCTGCTGCTGAAGCTGGCGGGCGTCGGCTGGACGGCGGCCGACTGCGAGGACTATCCGGGCGCGCTGCTCGACCTGCGCCACCGGCGGCGTCCGCGCCGGCACGAGGCGCGGGCGGCGCTGGACCTCGCGGAGGCCGCCGGGTTCGCGCTGCCGCCGGGCGACGACGGGACGCTGCGGGTGCGGACGCCGCCGGACACCACGCGTCTGACCGGCCCGGAGCCGTATGTCGTGCTGCATCCGGGTGCCGCCGTGCCGGCCCGCGCCTGGAGTCCCGGCCGGGCCGCGCGGGCCGCGGCGGCGCTGGCCGCGGCGGGCCACCGGGTGGTGGTCACCGGCGGACGCGGGGAGCGCGAGCTGACCGCGCGGGTGGCCGGGCGGCACGCCCTGGACCTGGGCGGGGCCACCGATCTGCGGGAGCTGGCCGGGGTGCTGGCACGGGCCCGGGTGGCGGTGACCGGGAACACCGGTCCGGCGCATCTGGCCGCGGCGGTCGGCACTCCGGTGGTGTCGCTGTTCGCGCCCGTGGTGCCGGCCGAGCGGTGGCGGCCGTACGGCGTGCCGTCGGTGCTGCTGGGCGACCAGCGGGCCGCGTGTGCCGGGACGCGGGCCCGCCGCTGTCCCACGCCGGGCCATCCGTGCCTGGACGGTGTCGGTGACGCGGAGGTGGTGGCCGCGGTGGCGGCGCTGAGCGGCGGCCGCGGCGGCAACGGCCGACGGGCCGACCGACCGGTCGGGATGAATAACTTGACGGAGACAAGAAAGACGGCAAATGAGACAACTGTGACAAAAGGGGCAGAAGAGCGAGGAGTGGCCTGGTGA
- the rfaE2 gene encoding D-glycero-beta-D-manno-heptose 1-phosphate adenylyltransferase → MTAPRPLVVVGDVLLDEDVEGVATRLAPDAPAPVVDVTDDRRHPGGAGLAAALAARGGREVVLVTALGDDAASHAVRRQLRGRVRLVEIPLHGSLPVKTRVLAGGRPLVRIDRGGGEPGEPDEAVRDALAQAHAVLVADYGRHTASAVRRHLESVVPRTPLVWDPHPKGDPPVPGARLVTPNAAEARSLCPGDGESLRAYAERGSRLADRWQAAGVAVTLGERGVLLTRPAAGTPMLVPAPYRASGDPCGAGDCFAATAAAALADGALPEEAVQRAVAEAAAFVSAGGAGNPALWRTEPDTSVRQTPATDPFALAEQVRARGGTVVATGGCFDLLHAGHVGLLESARRIGDCLIVCLNSDASVTRLKGPGRPINPVADRARVLQALGSVDAVAVFDEATPQRLLSRLRPDVWVKGGDYSVQELPEAETLRAWGGQAVVLPYLDGRSTTVLARRAALAAVPLKPGGPAA, encoded by the coding sequence GTGACGGCGCCGCGGCCGCTGGTCGTGGTGGGGGACGTGCTGCTCGACGAGGACGTCGAGGGCGTCGCCACCCGGCTCGCCCCGGACGCGCCCGCGCCCGTCGTGGACGTCACCGACGACCGGCGCCACCCCGGCGGGGCGGGCCTCGCCGCCGCGCTGGCCGCCCGCGGCGGACGCGAGGTGGTCCTGGTGACCGCGCTCGGCGACGACGCGGCCAGTCACGCGGTGCGCCGGCAGCTGCGCGGCCGGGTACGGCTGGTGGAGATCCCGCTGCACGGCAGCCTGCCGGTCAAGACCCGGGTGCTGGCGGGCGGCCGGCCGCTGGTCCGCATCGACCGGGGCGGCGGCGAGCCCGGGGAACCCGACGAGGCGGTACGCGACGCGCTGGCCCAGGCCCACGCGGTGCTGGTCGCGGACTACGGCCGGCACACGGCGAGCGCGGTGCGCCGCCACCTGGAGTCGGTCGTCCCCCGCACCCCGCTCGTGTGGGACCCGCACCCCAAGGGCGATCCGCCGGTGCCGGGCGCCCGCCTCGTCACGCCGAACGCGGCCGAGGCGCGCAGCCTGTGCCCCGGCGACGGCGAGTCGCTGCGCGCGTACGCCGAGCGCGGCTCCCGGCTCGCGGACCGCTGGCAGGCGGCGGGCGTCGCGGTGACGCTCGGCGAGCGCGGGGTGCTGCTGACCCGGCCCGCCGCGGGCACGCCGATGCTGGTCCCGGCGCCGTACCGGGCGAGCGGCGATCCGTGCGGGGCGGGCGACTGCTTCGCCGCGACGGCCGCCGCCGCGCTCGCCGACGGCGCGCTGCCTGAGGAGGCGGTGCAGCGGGCGGTCGCCGAGGCCGCCGCGTTCGTGTCGGCGGGCGGCGCCGGGAACCCGGCGCTGTGGCGTACCGAGCCCGACACCTCCGTACGGCAGACCCCGGCCACGGACCCGTTCGCGCTCGCCGAGCAGGTGCGGGCGCGCGGCGGCACGGTGGTGGCGACCGGCGGCTGCTTCGACCTGCTGCACGCCGGGCACGTCGGGCTGCTGGAGAGCGCGAGGCGGATCGGCGACTGCCTCATCGTGTGCCTCAACTCGGACGCCTCGGTGACCCGCCTCAAGGGACCCGGCCGGCCCATCAACCCGGTGGCGGACCGCGCGCGGGTCCTTCAGGCGCTCGGCAGCGTCGACGCCGTCGCGGTGTTCGACGAGGCCACCCCGCAGCGACTGCTGAGCCGGCTGCGGCCGGACGTGTGGGTGAAGGGCGGCGACTACTCCGTGCAGGAGCTGCCCGAGGCGGAGACGCTGCGCGCGTGGGGCGGGCAGGCGGTGGTGCTGCCGTACCTCGACGGCCGGTCCACCACCGTGCTGGCCCGCCGGGCGGCGCTCGCGGCCGTCCCGCTGAAGCCCGGAGGGCCGGCGGCGTGA
- a CDS encoding glycosyltransferase family 9 protein, giving the protein MSATPRPPRRTARPRVLVLRALGLGDLLTAVPALRALRRHLPGHELVLAAPERLAGAAAATGVLDRLLPAEAPGRAVPTTLAWPGPGPDLAVDLHGNGPPSHLLLQRLRPGRLLAYAHPGTPGVPGPVWREDEHERDRWCRLLTWYGIPADPADLSIPVPATPSPAPGAVVVHPGADAAARCWPAERFAAVARALRAQGHRVVVTAGAGETALAGCVAARAGLPPDHVVGGTADVPFDRLAALVAGARCVVVGDTGLAHLATALGTPSVVLFGPVSPRLWGPPPDPRHHVLWHPGDDPSPRPGDAHGRMPDERLLRITVDEVLAAVRNLPEPLPARTPARHGTAAPPPVNVPARR; this is encoded by the coding sequence GTGAGCGCGACCCCGCGGCCGCCCCGGCGTACCGCCCGCCCCCGCGTGCTGGTGCTGCGCGCCCTCGGGCTGGGCGACCTGCTGACCGCCGTACCCGCCCTGCGGGCGCTGCGCCGCCATCTGCCGGGCCACGAACTGGTGCTGGCCGCGCCCGAGCGGCTGGCCGGGGCGGCCGCCGCGACCGGTGTCCTGGACCGGCTGCTGCCCGCCGAGGCTCCCGGCCGCGCCGTGCCCACCACGCTGGCCTGGCCGGGACCCGGCCCCGACCTCGCCGTCGACCTGCACGGCAACGGCCCGCCCAGCCACCTCCTGCTCCAGCGGCTGCGGCCCGGCCGGCTCCTGGCCTACGCCCACCCCGGCACCCCCGGCGTCCCGGGCCCGGTGTGGCGGGAGGACGAACACGAGCGGGACCGCTGGTGCCGGCTGCTGACCTGGTACGGCATCCCGGCCGACCCCGCCGACCTGTCGATCCCGGTGCCCGCGACGCCCTCCCCCGCGCCCGGCGCGGTCGTCGTCCACCCCGGCGCGGACGCCGCCGCCCGCTGCTGGCCCGCGGAGCGCTTCGCGGCCGTGGCACGGGCGCTGCGCGCGCAGGGCCACCGGGTGGTGGTGACCGCCGGGGCCGGCGAGACCGCCCTCGCCGGATGTGTCGCCGCGCGCGCCGGACTGCCCCCGGACCACGTCGTCGGCGGGACCGCCGACGTGCCCTTCGACCGGCTCGCCGCGCTGGTCGCGGGCGCCCGCTGCGTGGTGGTCGGCGACACGGGCCTCGCCCACCTGGCCACCGCCCTGGGCACCCCGTCCGTCGTGCTCTTCGGCCCGGTCTCCCCCCGCCTGTGGGGCCCGCCGCCCGATCCCCGCCACCACGTCCTCTGGCACCCCGGCGACGACCCGTCCCCGCGCCCCGGCGACGCACACGGCCGGATGCCGGACGAGCGGCTGCTGCGCATCACGGTGGACGAGGTCCTGGCAGCCGTGCGGAACCTCCCGGAACCGCTCCCCGCCCGCACCCCGGCACGGCACGGCACGGCCGCTCCCCCACCGGTGAACGTGCCGGCCCGCCGCTGA
- a CDS encoding glycosyltransferase gives MNILLWHVHGSWTTAFVQGPHTYLVPLLPDRGPDGRGRARTFPWPASVRELTPDELREAEVDLVVLQRPHEMELAERWLGGRRPGRDVPAVYLEHNAPDGDVPDTRHPFADRDDLTLVHVTHFNRLFWDNGGTRTEVVEHGIVDPGHRYTGRLARAAVVVNEPVRRGRYTGTDLLPALAEAAPLDVFGMRTEGLAGRLGLPEERCRSADLPQGELHGALAERRLYLHPVRWTSLGLSLLEAMHLGMPVVALATTEAVEAVPPGAGVLSTRPEVLAEAARRYLADPQAAAEDGARARQAALARYGLKRFLNDWERLITEVCS, from the coding sequence GTGAACATCCTGCTGTGGCATGTGCACGGCTCCTGGACGACCGCGTTCGTGCAGGGCCCGCACACCTACCTCGTCCCCCTGCTCCCCGACCGCGGCCCGGACGGCCGCGGTCGCGCCCGCACGTTCCCCTGGCCGGCCTCGGTGCGGGAGCTGACCCCGGACGAGCTGCGCGAGGCGGAGGTCGACCTGGTCGTCCTCCAGCGGCCGCACGAGATGGAGCTGGCCGAACGCTGGCTGGGCGGCCGCCGCCCCGGCCGCGACGTGCCCGCCGTCTACCTGGAGCACAACGCCCCGGACGGCGACGTCCCGGACACCCGGCACCCGTTCGCCGACCGCGACGACCTGACGCTCGTCCACGTCACCCACTTCAACCGCCTGTTCTGGGACAACGGCGGCACCCGCACGGAGGTCGTCGAGCACGGCATCGTCGACCCGGGCCACCGGTACACCGGCCGGCTCGCCCGCGCGGCCGTCGTCGTCAACGAGCCCGTACGGCGCGGCCGGTACACGGGTACGGACCTGCTGCCCGCGCTCGCCGAGGCCGCGCCGCTGGACGTGTTCGGCATGCGCACCGAGGGCCTGGCCGGCCGGCTGGGGCTGCCCGAGGAGCGGTGCCGGTCCGCCGACCTGCCGCAGGGCGAACTGCACGGGGCGCTGGCCGAACGGCGGCTGTATCTGCACCCGGTGCGCTGGACCTCGCTCGGCCTGTCCCTGCTGGAGGCCATGCACCTGGGCATGCCGGTGGTCGCGCTGGCCACCACGGAGGCCGTGGAGGCCGTCCCGCCCGGCGCGGGTGTGCTGTCCACCCGCCCCGAGGTGCTGGCCGAGGCCGCCCGCCGCTATCTGGCGGATCCGCAGGCGGCGGCCGAGGACGGGGCGCGGGCCCGCCAGGCGGCCCTCGCACGGTACGGGCTCAAGCGCTTCCTGAACGACTGGGAGCGCCTGATCACGGAGGTGTGCTCATGA